The DNA region ACGGCACGCTCCGCTCACGCTGAGGGGGACGGCGCCGGTACCGACACCGGGCCCGCGTCGGCAGCGGCATCGGCCCGGCGCCCGTAGCGCACAGTGCGGCCGGGACGCGGACTCCGCGTCCCGGCCGCCTGCTTGTGCGGGCCCCCGTGCGACCCGCACGGGAAACGGCCGTCAGCCGGCCGCGCCGTCGAAGACGCGCACCCGGTCGCCGACCCGCCGGGCCTCGGCGAGGATCAGCTCGCCCCACGACTCCCACAGCCCGGCCAGCCGCGAGGTGATGACGACGGTGTCGACGGTGTCGTCCGCCAGCGTCGTCTTGATGCCGATGGCCCAGTACCCGGAGTGGTCGCCGGTCTCCAGCGCGCGGTCCAGCAGCTCCTGGTCGAACTCCACCAGCACCGCCGAGTCCAGGCCGGCCGGCAGCACCCCGCCGCTGCCGAAGACCGCGATCCGCTCACCGTCCGCGAGATCGGCGACCGCCTTGGCGATCTCGTCGGCGACGTCCGTCCCCCGCACCTCGTCGCGCCAGCGGACGAACGCGCGGTACTCCTCCTCCCAGGGCCAGTACTCGTCCTTGCCGATCATCAGGCCGTAGCCCAGTTCGAGCGGCGGCTCGGGGAGCTTGGCCGTGATCATGCGGGTGTTGGCCTCGAAGGTCCGCTCGTTCGCCGGGTGGTCGCGGCCGTGCGGGTAGGCCAGGTTCCAGGCGTCGTCGGTGTAGTGGAAGGTCAGCCCGAGCTTGTGCAGGCGGTAGCCGAGGTCCTGGTCCTCGCCGCCCCAGCCGTGGAACGTCTCGTCGAAGCCGCCGGTCCTGCGGAAGTCGTCCGCGTGCACCGAGCAGTTCGCGGCCCAGAAGATCTGCCAGGGCACCAGCAGCTTCGTCATGTCGAAGCCGACCGCCTCCAGCGCGGGCTGCCGGATGTCCTGGAACGCCGGCACGTCGCGGTAGGCGGCCACCGCGTCCTGCGGCGTCATGCTCTCCACGATCGCGGCCAGCCCCTCCATCGGCGCCGGCGGGTTGTAACCCCAGCTCGGGCCGATCACCGCGCGCCGCGGCCGGCCCGGCGGGTGCGCGGCCAGATGCGCCTGCAGGAAGCCCGGCCCGGGGAAGTGGCCGGTGTCGAGGAAGACCAGCAGCGGCGCCGCGGCCAGCCGGGCCGCGCCGTTGCGGGCGGCGCCGGCGCGGAACCCGCGGTCCTCCTGGAAGTAGTACTTGATCTGCAGGCGGTCGGCGAAGGACCGCACCACCGCTTCGGTGCCGTCGCTGGACCCGTCGTCGCCGACGATCACCTCGAACGCGGTGCTGGGCAGGGTCTGGCGGGTCAGGTGGCCGAGCGTCTCGGCCAGCAGGTCTGCGGCGTTGTAGGTGGCGATGACGACGGAAACCCGCAGGTCGCGCCTGGACATGGTGTTCTCCGCTCTGGTTCGTGACGGGCCCGGGTCTGCAACGTGCCCGGGGGCGGAGCGCCTCGGTGTGCGGTCCGCCCCCGGAGGCCATCGGTCAGCGGCCGGCCAGCGCCTCCTGCGGGTAGCGGTCGTGGTGGAACAGCCACGGCCGGCCCGGCGCGTCGTCCTGCCGCCCCAGCGGCGTCATGTCGAGCAGGTTGAACGTGCCGTGCAGCAGGTCGATCTCGATGCCGCCGTCGTAGGTCGAGTACGCGTGCAGGATGCGGTCGCCCTCGCGGACGAACACCCCGGCCTCGCCCTCCAGGAACCGGGAGGGGTCGTCCGGGTCGCCCATCTCCTCCGGGTTGTAGGCGTCGCCGAGCGCCACGTGGAAGTCGCGGTTGAAGTCCGGGCCGTCGACCGAGTACCACGGCACGGACCAGCCCATCCGCTCGCGGAAGGCCGCGATCTTCTCGTACGGCGCGCGCGAGGCGAGCGCGAACGTGGTGTTGAGGGCGTTGATGTGGGACAGGTGCCCGACGTTGTCCAGGATCAGCGAGCAGTGCTTGCAGCCCTCGGACCACTGCGGGTCGAACATGAAGTGGTAGACGATCAGCTGGCGCCGGCCCTCGAAGAGGTCGGCCAGACCCACCTGGCCGTCCGGGCCCTCGAAGCGGTACTCCTTCGTCACCTCCGTCATCGGCAGCTTCCGCCGGGCCTCGATCAGCTCCTGCCGGGTCCTGGCGAGTTCGGCCTCCTTGGCGAGCAGGTCCTTGCGGGCCGCCAGCCATTCGGCCCTGGAGACCACGGGATTGTCCATCGTCCTTCTCTCTTCTTCCGGTGAAAGGGGGGTTCGTGCAGCGGGCGCTCAGCGGTACGCCTCCGCCTGGATGGCGAACATCTCGGCGTATGTGCCGCCCGCGGCCATCAGCGCCTCGTGGTCGCCGACCTCCAGCAGCCGGCCGTCGCCGACCACGACGATGACGTCGGCCATCCGCACGGTGGAGAACCGGTGCGAGATCAGCACGGTGACCGCGCCCGACTCGGCGCCGGCCTGTTTGGCGCGCTCGGCGTACTTCAGGAACAGGTCGTGCTCGGCCTGCGCGTCGAGCGCGGAGGTCGGCTCGTCCAGCACCAGGAGCAGCGGGTCGTCGCGCATCATCGCCCGGGCCAGCGCGAGCTTCTGCCACTGGCCGCCGGACAGTTCCGCGCCGTCCGCCCATGAGGTGCCCAGCTGGGTGGCCAGGCCCTCCTCCAGCCGGTCCACCACGCCCTCGGCACTGGACCGGCCGAGCGCGGTGCGGACCGCCGACTCGTCCTCGACGCGGGGCACGTCGCCGACCCCGACCGCTTCCAGCGCCCGGATCTCGTACCGCACGAAGTCCTGGAAGCCGGCGGCGATCCGGCGGCGCCAGTCCTCGATCGGCATCCGCTGGAGGTCGGTGCCGTCCACCAGGATGCGGCCGCTGGACGGGCGGTAGAACCCGCACAGCAGCTTGACCAGCGTGGACTTGCCCGCGCCGTTCTCGCCGACGATCGCCACGGTGCTGCCGGCGGCCAGCGTCAGGTCGACGTCCGCGAGCGCCTCGCCCGGGCTGTCGGGGTAGCGGAAGCCGACCCCTTCCAGGCGGATGCCGTCGCGCAGCCGCTGGGGGGCCGGCCGGTCGGCGGGGACCCGGCCGGTCTCGTCGACGGCCGCCCGCAGCAGCTCGATCCGGCGGAACGCGCCGGCCATCCGCTGCAGGTTCTGCAGGAAGGTCACCGCCGCCGTCACCTGGCCGTTGACCTGCGTGGCCAGCGCGATCACCAGCACCACGTCGCCGACGCTGCGGTGGCCGGAGATCGCGCCGCGCACCACGATCAGCACCGCCCCGACGTAGGTCAGGCCGAAGAAGACCTGGCCGGCCGCGCGCAGGGCCATCGCCCGGAGGTGTGCGCGGGCCAGGCCGCGGGTGCCGGTCCGCCACAGCTCGGCGTGCCGCCTGCGCAGTTCCGGTCCGACGCCGAAGACCCGCAGCTCGCCGGCGTACCGGGCGGTGGTGGTGAGCTGGAAGAGGTTGAGGGCCAGCCGGGTGGGCTCGGCGACCGTGGTCTTCGCCCGGTCCAGCACCCGTTCGGCCAGTCGGCCGGTGGCCAGCGGCACCAGCGCGGCGACCGGCAGCAACAGCAGCAGCGGGCTCTGCTGGGCGAGGATCACCGAGCCGAACACGATGGACAGCAGCAGCCCGACGCCGTTGAGCAGCGCCTCCAGGCTCATCCGGAGCTGGCCGCTCTCCTCGTACAGCACCGACAGCGTGTCCGCGTGCTCGGCGCGTTCGTGGTGCTCGATGCCCGGGGAGCCGTTGGAGATCCGCAGCAGCGTCTCGTGGAAGTCCAGTTCGGCCAGCTCGGACAGCTCGAAGTACGCGATGGGCCCGAAGTGCCCGAAGGCCAGGGCGAGCACGGCGAACAGGGCGACGAGCACCCCGGTCGCGGCCGCCTCACCGTCGCGGCCGTCCATCATCGCGTCGGTCATCCGGCCGAGCGTGACCGCGAGCAGCGGGGTGGACAGGGTGAAGGCGAGCATCAGCGCGACGGCCACCGAGAACTTGCGCTTGTCGGTGCGCCAGCCGATGGCGGTCAGCGTGCGCGCGCAACTGACGATCTCTCTCACAGCAGCACCTCGTCCGGCTCGTCGGTGGCGTTCTCGGCGTCGTCCCCGTCGTCCCCGTCGTCCCCGTCGAGGTCGGCGGGGTCGCCGTCGCCGGTGAAGCGGTCGGCCTGGAGCCGGAACAGCTCGGCGTAGCGACCGCCGAGTGCCAGCAGTTCCTCGTGGCTGCCCTGCTCGCTGATCCTGCCGTGCTCCAGCACGACGATCCGGTCGGCGTGCCGGACGGTGGAGAAGCGGTGGGAGATCAGCAGCGTGGTCGCGCCGCGGGTCAGCTCGGCGAACCGGTCGAAGAAGCGGGCCTCCGCGCGGGCGTCCAGGCTGGCGGTCGGCTCGTCGAGCACCACCACCGGCGAGCCGTGCCGCAGCGCGAACACCGCCCGGGCCAGCGCCACCCGCTGCCACTGGCCGCCGGACAGCCCGGCGCCACCGCTCAGGTGCGGGGCGAGCGGGGTGTCCATGCCGCGCGGCAGCGCGTCCAGCGCGGGGGCGACGCCCATCGCCTCGATCGCGTCGCGCACCCCGGCGCGGTCGTCCGCCGAGGCCACCGAGCCCAGCGCGACGTTGTCGGCGGCCGAGAGCTGGTAGCGCAGGTAGTCCTGGAAGATCACCGCCAGCCGGCGGCGCCAGGACTCCAGGTCGTACGAGCGGATGTCGGCGCCGTCCAGCAGCACCGCGCCGGAGTCCGGTTCGTAGAGCCGGGCCAGCAGCTTGACCAGGGTGGTCTTGCCGGCGCCGTTGACCCCCACGATGGCGGTGCACTTTCCGGCCTCGATGGTCAGGTCGAGGCCGTCCAGGACCGGCCGGTCGGTGCCGGGGTAGCGGAAGCTGACCTTCTCGAAGCGGACGTCGTGTTCGGGGACGGGCGCCGTGGCGGCCTGCTCCGGCCGCAGCTCGGCGCTGGTGACGTCGTGCTCGACATGCGCGGCGAACCGCCGCACCGCCCCGTAGGTCACGCTGCCGATCGCGGTCTGCAGATCGGCCTCGGGGTAGAACTCCGAGAGCCGCAGCGCGCCGATCGCCGACTGCATCACCATGGCGAACTCGGTGAGGGTCAGCGCGCCGTGCGCGTCGGACCCGATGTACCCGAACAGCGCCCCGCACACCAGCAGTCCGAAGACGAAGACGAAGATGCCGGGCCACAGGTAGATGCGGCGGCGCTCCCGCCACATCGGGGTGAACCAGTCCTGGTACGCCCCGCGCATCTGGCCACCGGTCCAGTCCGACAGCCCGAACACCCGGATCTCCTTGCCGGCGTCGGCCTGCACCGCGAGGTGGCGCATGTACTCGACCTTGTTCTCGTGGCCGTTGAGGTCGAACCGGGCCTGGACGTAGCGGCGCAGCCCGCCGCGCTCGCCGACGCGGAAACCGGCCACGGCCAGGGCCACCACGATCCCGGCCGGCCAGGAGAAGGCGATCGCGATCACCAGGCTGTAGCCGAGCAGTTGTCCGTAGCGGGCGATCAGCGCCAGCGTGCCCGCCGTGCCGGTGCCGGGGCTCCAGAACTGCAGGCCGAACTCCAGCTCGCGCGCGGCGAACCGCAGGTCGGCGACCACCTGCTCGTCCTCCAGCGAGGTCACGTGGGCACTGCGCGTGGCCGCCTCCATCAGCTCCTCGATGACCGTGCCGTCGACGGTGCGGGAGAGCAGCACGCCCAGGGAGGTCTGCACGACCGCGAGGATCTGCTGGGCCACGAAGATCGCGGCGGCGGCGAGGAAGACGGGGACCAGATCGTGCCACTGCGAGGAGTGCAGCCCGCCCGCGACCGCGGCCGGCACCTTGCCGAGCACGACGCTGGTGGTGACGACGAAGGCGACCGGCAGCGCGGCGAGCGCCACGTTCACCAGTGCGAGCCCGCCGACCAGGGCAGGGCCGCCCCGGGAAGCAGCCGCACGATGTGCCATCGTGCGGCCGCCAGTTCCCTGAGCCTGCTGGGCATGCGACGACCTCCTGATAGGGAGCGGCGGTGCTGCGATCTGCCGGGAGCCCGTTTCCGGTCTCCACCCCTACGACGAACGGGGACGCGGCCGAATCGACAACACCGCGGCCGAATTCCCGCGTATGGGCGCGCCGCCGGTCCACCGCGGCGTACGGCAGCGCCGGAGAAGCCGGGCGGTGCGGCGGCGGCCGATGATGCGGAGGACCGGGCCGTGCCCGGCTGCCCCAGCCGACCGGACATCCCGCCCGGCCGTACCCGTCCGAAGGAGGGGAAGAGCGATGACGAGCGTCCTGGTCATCGGCGCCACCGGCTACTCAGGCGCCTATGTGGCCGCGGCCTTCGCCGAGGCCGGTCACCAGGTCTCGGCCCTGCAGCGGCCCGGCGGCCGCACCGTCCCCGACCGGTACCCCGCGGTGCCGGGCGACCTTTCCGACCCGGCCTCGCTGACCGCCGCGGCCCGCGGCTTCGACCTCGTGGTGCAGATCGGCCGCATCGAGGGCGACATCGAGCGGGAGGGCGCGAGGGCCCTGCTGGACTCCGGCGCCCGGCTGATCCACACCTCGGGCGCGGACGTGCTCGGGTCCGGCGAGGTCGCCGAGGACGACGACCCCAAGCCGCCGCCGATCGTCGGCTGGCGGGCCGAGGTGGAGCGCGCGGTGCTGGCCGGCGGAGGCGTCGTGGTCCGGCCCGGGCTGATCTACGGCAACCGCGGCGGCGTGGTGCAGGACATGTTCGTGCCGCTGGCGAACCGGATCGGCGCCGGGGTCTACGTCGGCGCGCCCGGCGTGCGCTGGGCGGCGGTGCACGTGGAGGACCTGGCGCGGCTGTATCTGGAGGTGGCGGCGAAGGCGGCCCCCGGCACCGCGTGGAACGGCGTCAGCGAGACCGTCACCGTCGACCGGCTCGCCGCGGCGGTGGGCGGCGGCGTCGCCGTGTCCTGGCCGGAGGACGCCCCGGTGCCGCCGGAGATCGGCCTGATCGGCCCGCTGATGCGCTTCGACCAGGAGGTCAGCTCGGAGAAGACGCGGCGTGAGATGGGCTGGAAACCGCTGCACGAGTCGATCGCCGACCACTACCTGCGCGAGCGCACAGCCGCCCGCTGACCGGTGTGACGCACGAGCGCGGCGCCCGTCCCGCACGGCCGGGACGGGCGCCGCGGTGTGCCGGCCCGGTCAGGCGGCCGGCACGGGAACGGCCGCCACGGGAGCGGCCGACACCAGCACGGGCACCTCACGGTGGCCGTTCATGATGAAGGTGCCCTGGGGCTCCAGCTCCCCGACGTCGACCGCCATCCGCAGGTCGGGGAACCGCTCGAACAGCGCCGGCAGCGCGATCGCGGCCTGGAGCGTGGCCAGCGGCATGCCCAGACAGCGGTGCGGGCCGTAGCCGAAGCCGAGGTTGGTCTTGTCCGCGCGGGTGATGTCGAACTCGCCCGCGGTCTCGCCGTGCAGCTCCGGGTCACGGCCGATGGCCG from Actinacidiphila sp. DG2A-62 includes:
- a CDS encoding ABC transporter ATP-binding protein — its product is MREIVSCARTLTAIGWRTDKRKFSVAVALMLAFTLSTPLLAVTLGRMTDAMMDGRDGEAAATGVLVALFAVLALAFGHFGPIAYFELSELAELDFHETLLRISNGSPGIEHHERAEHADTLSVLYEESGQLRMSLEALLNGVGLLLSIVFGSVILAQQSPLLLLLPVAALVPLATGRLAERVLDRAKTTVAEPTRLALNLFQLTTTARYAGELRVFGVGPELRRRHAELWRTGTRGLARAHLRAMALRAAGQVFFGLTYVGAVLIVVRGAISGHRSVGDVVLVIALATQVNGQVTAAVTFLQNLQRMAGAFRRIELLRAAVDETGRVPADRPAPQRLRDGIRLEGVGFRYPDSPGEALADVDLTLAAGSTVAIVGENGAGKSTLVKLLCGFYRPSSGRILVDGTDLQRMPIEDWRRRIAAGFQDFVRYEIRALEAVGVGDVPRVEDESAVRTALGRSSAEGVVDRLEEGLATQLGTSWADGAELSGGQWQKLALARAMMRDDPLLLVLDEPTSALDAQAEHDLFLKYAERAKQAGAESGAVTVLISHRFSTVRMADVIVVVGDGRLLEVGDHEALMAAGGTYAEMFAIQAEAYR
- a CDS encoding glycosyltransferase; translation: MSRRDLRVSVVIATYNAADLLAETLGHLTRQTLPSTAFEVIVGDDGSSDGTEAVVRSFADRLQIKYYFQEDRGFRAGAARNGAARLAAAPLLVFLDTGHFPGPGFLQAHLAAHPPGRPRRAVIGPSWGYNPPAPMEGLAAIVESMTPQDAVAAYRDVPAFQDIRQPALEAVGFDMTKLLVPWQIFWAANCSVHADDFRRTGGFDETFHGWGGEDQDLGYRLHKLGLTFHYTDDAWNLAYPHGRDHPANERTFEANTRMITAKLPEPPLELGYGLMIGKDEYWPWEEEYRAFVRWRDEVRGTDVADEIAKAVADLADGERIAVFGSGGVLPAGLDSAVLVEFDQELLDRALETGDHSGYWAIGIKTTLADDTVDTVVITSRLAGLWESWGELILAEARRVGDRVRVFDGAAG
- a CDS encoding DUF899 domain-containing protein, translated to MDNPVVSRAEWLAARKDLLAKEAELARTRQELIEARRKLPMTEVTKEYRFEGPDGQVGLADLFEGRRQLIVYHFMFDPQWSEGCKHCSLILDNVGHLSHINALNTTFALASRAPYEKIAAFRERMGWSVPWYSVDGPDFNRDFHVALGDAYNPEEMGDPDDPSRFLEGEAGVFVREGDRILHAYSTYDGGIEIDLLHGTFNLLDMTPLGRQDDAPGRPWLFHHDRYPQEALAGR
- a CDS encoding NAD-dependent epimerase/dehydratase family protein, yielding MTSVLVIGATGYSGAYVAAAFAEAGHQVSALQRPGGRTVPDRYPAVPGDLSDPASLTAAARGFDLVVQIGRIEGDIEREGARALLDSGARLIHTSGADVLGSGEVAEDDDPKPPPIVGWRAEVERAVLAGGGVVVRPGLIYGNRGGVVQDMFVPLANRIGAGVYVGAPGVRWAAVHVEDLARLYLEVAAKAAPGTAWNGVSETVTVDRLAAAVGGGVAVSWPEDAPVPPEIGLIGPLMRFDQEVSSEKTRREMGWKPLHESIADHYLRERTAAR
- a CDS encoding ABC transporter ATP-binding protein, whose translation is MNVALAALPVAFVVTTSVVLGKVPAAVAGGLHSSQWHDLVPVFLAAAAIFVAQQILAVVQTSLGVLLSRTVDGTVIEELMEAATRSAHVTSLEDEQVVADLRFAARELEFGLQFWSPGTGTAGTLALIARYGQLLGYSLVIAIAFSWPAGIVVALAVAGFRVGERGGLRRYVQARFDLNGHENKVEYMRHLAVQADAGKEIRVFGLSDWTGGQMRGAYQDWFTPMWRERRRIYLWPGIFVFVFGLLVCGALFGYIGSDAHGALTLTEFAMVMQSAIGALRLSEFYPEADLQTAIGSVTYGAVRRFAAHVEHDVTSAELRPEQAATAPVPEHDVRFEKVSFRYPGTDRPVLDGLDLTIEAGKCTAIVGVNGAGKTTLVKLLARLYEPDSGAVLLDGADIRSYDLESWRRRLAVIFQDYLRYQLSAADNVALGSVASADDRAGVRDAIEAMGVAPALDALPRGMDTPLAPHLSGGAGLSGGQWQRVALARAVFALRHGSPVVVLDEPTASLDARAEARFFDRFAELTRGATTLLISHRFSTVRHADRIVVLEHGRISEQGSHEELLALGGRYAELFRLQADRFTGDGDPADLDGDDGDDGDDAENATDEPDEVLL